The following nucleotide sequence is from Pasteurella multocida.
TCTCTACACGGCAATCACAACGACGACGCAATAAACGCTGCGCCACAACAAGTAATAGGCTTTGTTCAATTTCATGCAAAGGCACCCCTAATTGCTGTAAGCGAGTAAGGGCAGAGGGGGCATCATTCGTATGCAAGGTAGAGAGGACTAAATGCCCTGTTTGAGCCGCACGTAATGCGATTAACGCGCTTTCTTCATCACGAATTTCCCCTAACATAATAATGTCTGGATCTTGACGTAAAAAAGTGCGTAATAAGCGCTTGAAATCCAGTCCTATTTGCGTATTTACTTGCGTTTGGATTATCCCAGTCAACACAATTTCAATCGGATCTTCTGCTGTTAAAATATGCTTTTCTATGCTGTTGAGCCAAGCTAGCGCACTATAAAGCGAAATGCTTTTTCCACTCCCTGTTGGTCCCGTTACTAAAATCAGTCCTTGAGGTTGACTTAACGCGTGTTGGAACCTGTGTTGTTGGTCTGCGGTCATCCCCAACTCAGCAAAACTGAGATGAATAGGCTTATTTCGCTGCAAACGTAATACCGCTTTTTCGCCTAAATGCGTCGGCAACGTAGAAAGTCGAAAATCTAATGTATCAGAAAATGTCGTTTTAAATTGGAAACAACCGTCCTGAGGCAAGCGTGTTTCACTAATATCTAATTTTGCTAATAATTTAAGACGAGAAATCAGGCGATTAGCCAATATCCCTGAAAAGGAAGGCTGGACTTGTAATACACCATCGATTCTAAAACGCACTTGTAAGCTATGCTGTTGTGGTTCAAAATGAATGTCAGAAGCCTGTAGCTGTAATGCACGTTCAAAAACCTGATCAAGTAATTGAATCAAAGGTTCATCCGTCGCGGAATCAGAATCTAATTGCGCGACTTGATAAACCGTGGGTATGTTTTCTTCCACCTGTAATTTTGGTGGGGAAAGTTGCTGCAATGCCCGTTTCAGTTCATTTGTTGATAATAAAACAGGCTCAATGTGTTTATTCGTTAAAAAAGAAAAGGCATCACATGCTGATAAATTCGCTAACGAATCCACACCAAGCCACAACTGTTTTTCATCTTCTTGTAAAGGCAAGGCAAAATAACGTAATAAAAAACGTTGTTGTTGCTGATTTTTTTGCCATAGCGCCTGTTGGATTTCAAATACCTCTCCTGTCATTGCGCTAACAGTACACAAAGGATTCTCATGAAACATTATGCGCAAAATCCTG
It contains:
- a CDS encoding GspE/PulE family protein, translated to MFHENPLCTVSAMTGEVFEIQQALWQKNQQQQRFLLRYFALPLQEDEKQLWLGVDSLANLSACDAFSFLTNKHIEPVLLSTNELKRALQQLSPPKLQVEENIPTVYQVAQLDSDSATDEPLIQLLDQVFERALQLQASDIHFEPQQHSLQVRFRIDGVLQVQPSFSGILANRLISRLKLLAKLDISETRLPQDGCFQFKTTFSDTLDFRLSTLPTHLGEKAVLRLQRNKPIHLSFAELGMTADQQHRFQHALSQPQGLILVTGPTGSGKSISLYSALAWLNSIEKHILTAEDPIEIVLTGIIQTQVNTQIGLDFKRLLRTFLRQDPDIIMLGEIRDEESALIALRAAQTGHLVLSTLHTNDAPSALTRLQQLGVPLHEIEQSLLLVVAQRLLRRRCDCRVETQSACRCYQGYKGRIGVYQFLQKDKTGCFVTDFSSLRESAKEKVRLGMTDDNEVQRVLGE